DNA sequence from the Salvia splendens isolate huo1 chromosome 19, SspV2, whole genome shotgun sequence genome:
CGAGCAAGATGATGAGGTAGTTGTCTTGGCATGCAGGGCCCGTGACTCCATGATACCAGGCCCCGACTTTGGCCTTAACAAGCACGAGTGGTTCTCAAAAGGGCTTGAGCAGATTGGTGCAGACGCCCCATTTCTTACGCGTGTTTATGAGTGGAGGCTCAACATGCTCACGAGCGAAGTGGTGGCAGAGAGAAACCTCACGGGAACGGACTACTCCATGGAGTTTCCAATCATCAATGATAAGTATATTGGCAAAATATGCAAGTACGGCTACACACAGGTGGTCTGCTCAAAGGCCAGCTCCACGGCAGGTAGGTCCTGTCATATTGAACGAGAAATCGAGCTTTTATAGACTGTAATAAGGTTCACACATCATTCTAGGTACGGCAAAATTCGGAGGGCTAGCAAAACTTCACCTGCACGAGAGGGAACAATGCGATGGGTTAATCAAGGTCGAGCACCACAAGCTCCCGAGGAACACCTTCTGCACGGGTGCTGCTTTCGTGGCCAAAAGGGGAGGTGTGGACGAGGATGATGGATGGATCATTGCCAACGTACATAATGAAGACAGGAACACATCTCATGTAACTAGCTATAACAGAATCAGTCTTGATTATGTTTTAGTGATGAAGTTTTTGGTGAATCttgtcacatttttcttgtAGGTGTACGTCGTTGATGCCAAGGATTTCTGCAACGAGCCGGTTGCTGCAATCGATCTTCCAACAAGAGTGCCTTATGGATTTCATGGAGCTTTTGTGCCATTTGACTATGAAGAAACAACTATATGACTTTGTAAAAGATATGTAACAATATAGTTTAGTATGTTTGTGTCATTCTAAGTGTTGGGACATGAGACTGTCCTAAATCTTGAACATTAGAGAAACTCagaaatttgaaatatttcacTGGTTGATGTCTTTgtatatacataaattaataagatTGCATTTGTATTTAATTACTTTCCCCTTTTATGAATGTATGTCTTTACAAGACATAGAAACAACCTATCACACCACGAGACGCTGTCAGCGAGTTGGGTGGTTGGGAAATGAATTCCGTGCAATGCTGGCTCTCGATTCAACCACCTTAGAACACGGACGTAGTGTGCGAGTCAATGGGCTAGTAAACCAGTGACCATTTAGACAAATTATTAGGCAATTGGCGATAGTTGCATTTGTTTATTGCATTGTCTTTTTGTGTatgaaaacaaaaattatataatcACTGAAAGCTACATCTGCAGCAGTTTTCAATTCTCAACATGATATAATTTAAGAATTCAATAATGGAGAGTTGACAAAGAATGGTGTAACAAATAAGAGTATGGTTTTTATGGTCAAAAAACAGACAGCAATTCctattaaaatatacaaaaagccCTCATTTGAAAGTAACATCTTGGCTTCTTGTTTCAACAAGATAATGGcatcatcaatcaatcaaagatgctttcttgaaaataaattaaacatatgATTTAGGTGACAGAAAGATCCAAGAGTAAACCAAAGGCATCATCATCACTAATAACTAAATTTGACTTGACATAATCTCTTCAACTCATGATCAAGAATAGCACTGCATCAAACTTACTAAGAGTGAAGCAAAGTATTGATAAATTTGGAGAAAAGATCCATCTAAAATGGTTCATCTGAGACAGCTGATTGCTGTCCTGTCCTTGGTGATATGTGTGGAAGCTCAAAACACAACCAACGAGCGCGATATAAGCGACGTAAATCCACTCCGTCCGAGCATGCCAGTTGTGCTAGTAGTCCTATCCATCATGTTCTGCCTCACTTTCCTCATTCTGGCATATGCCAAGTTCTGCCACAGAATCAGATCCGAGCCGTCTGATCTGATACAGGGCCCTAACGGGGCGGTTGGATCAAGAGCCCGGTTCTCAGGTGTAGACAAAACCATCATAGAGTCACTCCCATTCTTCAGGTTCTCCTCACTCAGAGGCTCGAAAGAAGGCTTAGAATGTGCCGTGTGCCTCTCAAGATTTGAAGACACGGAGCTCCTTCGTCTCCTGCCTAAATGCCGGCACGCCTTCCACATGAGCTGCATCGACATATGGCTGGAGAATCACTCCAGCTGCCCCCTCTGCAGGAACAAGTTCGATGCAGGAGACATCAAGAGCTTGAGATACAGCAGCAGCTTCAGATGCCCGAGCAGCTCGAGGGAGGAGCCTAATCTTGAGTTCTTCATACAAAGAGAGCAAAGTCAAGGGAGGTCAATGAGGTTCAACCTTGCCCACACACTACAGAAGTTAGCTAGAGGGAGGAGAGACGATCCATTGATTCAAGAATTCAAGAATCAGAGCGATGGAACGCAGAATCTGCACAATGTCAAGCATAGGATCATTGTATCAGATGTCATACACAAGAGCAGGTGGAGCGATGTCAACTCCTCGGACCTGATGTCTCTCAGCTCCGAGATGCTGAGTGTCATGGAGGGAAAAGGGCTGTCCATGAGTGGGAGATTCAACAACGAGGATGCAGCCAAAGAGCATATCTCGAAGATCAAGGAGGATATGGAGAGGAAGAGGCTGTTTGAGTCCAAGATTGTTACAAGAGCTGAAATTACTAGCTCTGGTGAAACCTCTGGATATCCCAATATTGATTTGGACTCTGCCGTGATGTCTAACTCATTGGATCCGTCCCAGAAAAGATCGATGTCTGAAATCACAAACGTGTCGAGGTTCACAGAATTGAACTCAAGTAGCAACAGAATCAGTGGATTCTCAACTTCAGTGAATTCAGAAAGAGATGACAAAGTTAGAAGGCTTTGGTTGCCTATTGCTAGGAGAACCATTCAGTGGTTTTCCGGTCAAGAAATGAGCTCGGATGCCAGACAACCTACGGTGGATGTCTGAGTTCATCCTGCATCTTTTATTCACTTTTGTTAACACCAAATAGATCATAGTTGGCACAAAAACTGTATCTAGAAGTTCATGACACTTTTTCGATGTTATATATACTTGCATTCGACTACATAAAAGCTCGGTTATCTCAATCTACACAAACTGCATCACTTATACAACAACTAAAAGCAAACTGTTTTCTGTCAAAAACAGAAAAACTAGTACAAATGATAGCCATGATCTGAGCTGTCTACATCTGaattagtactactatcatGATTCCTTCTCATCATCCTCAGCTCATCAACACGGCTAACGCTGCTATGCGGGCTTTCCTCCTTAATCCTCTTGAGCTTCGCCTTCCTCCATTTATACTTATTGTACCAATGTCTGACCAGCAGCCAAGCAAGCCCGGAGAACACCACAGACGAGCACCCACCTCCGAACACCAGCAGCTCCACCGAAACCCAACGAGCCATATAGCAGCTATGTAGGCTGCTGTCATGAACAACGTGGACAGCCACATCACCTTGTGCGTGGCGCTCATGAGCTTCATCATCGTCCTCCTCGTGATGGGGATGATGCTCACCAGCAGGTTCACCACGCCCACGGACAGAAACAACGCAGCTATGTTGCAGACCATGAACACCTTGAAAGCAGCCCTGTCCCCCCTCAGAGCCTTCCCATTGTCTTGGCTGAATCCGCCAGGGGGGTTGATCCCCGCAGCAAATGTCACGGTTGCAATCAAGACTGCAACGATGGTCACAGTCTTTCTCGCGTTCCTCAGCCCCTCGTTCTGCAGCTCCAGCTTACTAGCTCTGTGGCGATTCTTGCAGCGATGGCGTTGGTTCTGTGGAGTTGTATTAGGCCAAGGCAGTGACTTCCTATGGCTAACCTCACTGAACCTTCTAGAACTCGACTCGACTAACTGCTGGATGTCTCTCATCATAGGAGAGAGCTGATCACACCTCTTCGCTCCCGCCTCAACCAATGCAGGCACGATAGCCAGAACACCCGAGTTACTTGCATCCGATTCGACCACATCCAGAGCTGTGTATCCCTTCCCATTCAAGCAATTCACCTCGATCCCGATTTTAAGCAGATATATTACCATCTAAAAGCCATAAAAAGACACAACTTTGAGACAATCCCACAACcacaaatgataaaaaaaaaaaaaaacatcaagaTTTACTCACCGCAGTTAGTTTCCCAGCAGTAGCCAAGTGCAAGACAGTGTTTCCGTCGTTTTCTTGCATATTAAGAAGCTTAGTCATGTTGAGAGACTCGGTTAAGTACTTGACAACTTCATACTGATTGTTCTTCACAGCCAAGTGCAGGACAGTCTCCCCATTTTTGGTGGTGGCCTCGAAGAGCTCGAGGCTGAGAGAGAGGATCTCGTCTATTATGTTAATCCGGCCCTTGATAGCAGCGCAATGGAGAGGGGTACGCCCCTCTCCGTCTTGGATCAAGCAGAGATCAGAGTCCAGCTTCACAAGCTCCCTTGTTATCTCAAGATTGCCCTTGCTGCAGGCTAGGTGCAGAGGAGTCCATCCTTGGGGGCTCCTTCTCCATGCCAAATCCGGCTGTCGATTCACAATCTCCTTCACTATCTCTGTACCACCAAACAGCATATCATACCCACCCAATTCATCCAACACAAAcaactttttttcttctattagtctcttttttttttctattaggACATATAACTAACTTGTTATCCATATCT
Encoded proteins:
- the LOC121778631 gene encoding E3 ubiquitin-protein ligase ATL42-like, encoding MVHLRQLIAVLSLVICVEAQNTTNERDISDVNPLRPSMPVVLVVLSIMFCLTFLILAYAKFCHRIRSEPSDLIQGPNGAVGSRARFSGVDKTIIESLPFFRFSSLRGSKEGLECAVCLSRFEDTELLRLLPKCRHAFHMSCIDIWLENHSSCPLCRNKFDAGDIKSLRYSSSFRCPSSSREEPNLEFFIQREQSQGRSMRFNLAHTLQKLARGRRDDPLIQEFKNQSDGTQNLHNVKHRIIVSDVIHKSRWSDVNSSDLMSLSSEMLSVMEGKGLSMSGRFNNEDAAKEHISKIKEDMERKRLFESKIVTRAEITSSGETSGYPNIDLDSAVMSNSLDPSQKRSMSEITNVSRFTELNSSSNRISGFSTSVNSERDDKVRRLWLPIARRTIQWFSGQEMSSDARQPTVDV